In Pungitius pungitius chromosome 2, fPunPun2.1, whole genome shotgun sequence, a single window of DNA contains:
- the drd1a gene encoding D(1) dopamine receptor, with protein MDIINLTTVTDTGFLDEAPSSRVLTGCFLSLLILTTLLGNTLVCAAVTKFRHLRSKVTNFFVISLAVSDLLVAILVMPWKAATEIAGFWPFGSFCDTWVAFDIMCSTASILNLCVISLDRYWAISSPFRYERKMTPKVAYVMISVAWTLSVLISFIPVQLNWHKAQANTSPSPTGSSGSSAVNATSYRSPENCDSSLNRTYAISTSLISFYIPVAIMVATYTQIYRIAHRQIRRISALERAAESAKNRHDSMGGGSSIAESESSFKVTFKRETKVLKTLSVIMGVFVCCWLPFFILNCMVPFCEQSSGGEAFPCVSATTFDVFVWFGWANSSLNPIIYAFNADFRKAFSVLLGCHRLYPGGHNMETVSLNKK; from the coding sequence ATGGATATCATAAACCTTACAACTGTCACCGACACGGGGTTTTTGGACGAGGCCCCGTCGAGCCGCGTCCTGACTGGCTGTTTCCTCTCGCTGCTCATCCTCACCACCCTGCTGGGAAACACGCTGGTTTGTGCCGCCGTCACCAAGTTTCGGCACCTGCGCTCCAAAGTGACTAACTTTTTTGTGATCTCACTGGCCGTGTCAGACCTCCTGGTTGCCATCTTGGTGATGCCGTGGAAGGCGGCGACAGAAATCGCCGGGTTCTGGCCGTTCGGCTCCTTCTGTGACACCTGGGTGGCTTTTGACATTATGTGCTCCACGGCGTCCATTTTGAACCTCTGTGTGATAAGCTTGGACCGCTACTGGGCCATCTCCAGCCCCTTTCGCTATGAGAGGAAGATGACACCTAAAGTGGCCTATGTGATGATCAGTGTGGCGTGGACGCTGTCCGTGCTAATTTCCTTCATCCCGGTGCAGCTCAACTGGCACAAGGCCCAGGCAAACACTTCCCCGTCTCCCACCGGGTCCTCGGGCTCTTCGGCTGTCAACGCCACATCTTACCGCAGCCCAGAGAACTGTGACTCCAGCCTGAACAGGACGTACGCAATCTCCACCTCTCTCATAAGCTTTTACATCCCCGTGGCCATCATGGTGGCCACCTACACCCAGATATACCGCATCGCCCACCGACAAATCCGACGGATCTCGGCCCTGGAGCGGGCGGCCGAAAGCGCCAAGAACCGCCACGACAGCATGGGCGGCGGCTCCAGCATCGCAGAGTCCGAGAGCTCTTTCAAAGTGACGTTCAAGAGGGAGACCAAGGTGCTGAAGACGCTGTCGGTGATcatgggggtgtttgtgtgctgctgGCTCCCTTTCTTCATCCTGAACTGCATGGTGCCCTTCTGCGAGCAGTCAAGCGGAGGGGAGGCCTTCCCCTGCGTCAGCGCCACCACGTTTGACGTGTTCGTGTGGTTCGGCTGGGCCAACTCCTCCCTCAACCCCATCATCTACGCCTTCAATGCAGATTTCCGCAAGGCCTTCTCCGTCCTGCTGGGCTGCCACAGACTGTATCCGGGAGGCCACAACATGGAGACAGTGAGTCTAAACAAGAAGTGA